A genome region from Megalobrama amblycephala isolate DHTTF-2021 linkage group LG16, ASM1881202v1, whole genome shotgun sequence includes the following:
- the dhrs13b.1 gene encoding dehydrogenase/reductase SDR family member 13b.1 produces the protein MSEELLLIAGVVIGVLIIFRTYVRGARCKSKEKLHGKTVIVTGSNTGIGRATAVDLARRGARVILACRNQTRGEAAAAVVQSESGSKNVVYMQLDLASLKSVRSFAETFLRTERRLDILINNAGVYMQGTTEDGLGLMFGINHLGHFLLTNLLLDRLKQCSPSRIVTVSSYLHNYGNLDFDTLRTHKEFGVGESSRDVFRIYSHSKLCNVLFTHELAKRLQGTHVTCYSLHPGVINSDLGRNMNKMSRKLLKPIVALFFKDVEAGAQTTLYCAVQEGIEALSGRYFSNCAVKKLKAKAQDDAVAKKLWEVSETLSGLS, from the exons ATGTCAGAAGAGTTATTGCTGATCGCGGGTGTTGTGATTGGGGTGCTGATAATATTTCGTACATATGTACGTGGCGCGCGATgcaaaagcaaagaaaaactgcatggCAAGACGGTCATCGTTACAG GTAGTAACACGGGCATCGGTAGAGCCACAGCGGTGGATTTAGCGCGGAGAGGCGCGAGAGTCATTCTGGCCTGCCGTAACCAAACACGCGGCGAGGCTGCTGCGGCTGTCGTGCAAAGT GAGAGTGGGAGTAAAAATGTGGTGTACATGCAGCTGGATTTGGCCAGTTTGAAATCAGTGCGCTCCTTTGCAGAAACTTTTCTCAGGACCGAGAGAAGACTGGATATTCTCATCAACAATGCAG GGGTTTATATGCAGGGCACTACTGAAGATGGTCTTGGTCTTATGTTTGGCATCAATCACCTTGGTCACTTCCTCCTGACCAACCTGCTGCTGGACAGATTGAAACAGTGCTCGCCAAGCCGCATTGTCACCGTATCCTCATATTTACATAATTATGGTAACCTTGACTTTGACACTCTTCGCACCCACAAAGAGTTCGGAGTAGGTGAGTCTTCTAGGGATGTCTTCAGGATATATTCCCACAGCAAACTGTGCAATGTGCTCTTCACACATGAGCTCGCAAAGAGGCTACAAGGAACCCACGTGACCTGTTACAGCCTCCACCCAG GTGTTATAAACTCTGATTTGGGCcgtaatatgaataaaatgtctAGGAAGCTATTGAAACCCATCGTAGCTCTGTTCTTTAAGGACGTAGAGGCTGGTGCCCAGACAACTCTATACTGTGCCGTGCAGGAGGGCATTGAAGCCCTGAGTGGCAGGTATTTCTCCAACTGTGCTGTGAAGAAACTGAAAGCCAAAGCTCAGGACGATGCTGTGGCCAAAAAACTATGGGAAGTGAGTGAGACATTAAGTGGTCTGTCCTGA
- the dhrs13b.2 gene encoding tapasin-related protein — translation MCRTFGGLFLALLCLGVNGSKSVHDLQWLPCEFVDEKVHINEEGHTETKYIHREAVIQFGNVGDSPLHPTITFLITGSKVDMRRYLEGDEDALQCEIRRYSTEKIVIRWPITGAQDYDNWFTCTIRHTKGLFVITTFLRHTPAAPAQGQVDYLQWIKVNDRDLLTTSAAMVVLTRTPSVEVGFLKEPNLHCQFSVDHKLPDVTVEWRLQRHGERSKLFSYSSRTGKSEGRGVAVKAIAAGNASFKLQPTKKLSEGTYICSVMVPPLIGSHDIPLTLSEQPRVSLNVGSTLSITLGTDQKLICDAEGYYPLDVNIEWYREPFGGSPTPLFLKNVLYSSHRLHQDGTYSLSAFFLLQPSMEDSGYKYTCRVSHKSLLTPIRKSFNLIVTEPDSTMWYITVIGLIISMVVILCYVLPQFLAGRKAAKKRF, via the exons ATGTGTAGGACTTTTGGGGGTCTTTTCCTAGCACTTTTATGCTTAg GTGTAAATGGATCAAAGTCTGTTCATGATTTGCAGTGGCTTCCTTGTGAGTTTGTGGATGAGAAAGTTCATATAAATGAAGAGGGCCACACAGAAACAAAGTATATTCACAGAGAGGCTGTGATTCAATTTGGTAATGTCGGTGACAGCCCATTACATCCTACTATTACCTTCCTCATCACAG GCTCTAAAGTGGATATGAGGCGTTATTTGGAGGGAGACGAGGATGCACTACAATGTGAGATTCGTAGATACAGCACTGAAAAGATTGTAATACGCTGGCCTATTACTGGAGCTCAAGATTATGACAACTGGTTCACCTGTACAATTCGCCATACAAAAGGCTTGTTCGTAATCACCACCTTTCTCAGACACACACCTGCAGCTCCTGCACAAGGACAGGTGGACTATCTACAATGGATAAAAGTTAATGATAGGGATCTCCTGACAACATCAG CTGCCATGGTTGTTCTGACCCGGACTCCCTCCGTGGAGGTGGGATTCTTGAAGGAGCCAAACCTGCACTGTCAGTTTTCAGTGGATCATAAACTGCCTGATGTAACAGTGGAGTGGAGACTGCAGAGACATGGAGAGCGCAGCAAACTCTTTAGCTATTCCAGCCGCACAGGGAAGAGTGAAGGCCGTGGAGTGGCTGTTAAGGCCATTGCCGCTGGAAACGCCTCCTTCAAACTTCAACCCACTAAAAAACTCAGCGAGGGCACATATATCTGCTCTGTGATGGTTCCTCCTCTCATCGGCAGCCATGATATTCCCCTTACCTTAAGTG AACAACCCCGTGTGTCTCTGAATGTGGGCTCCACCTTGTCTATAACGCTTGGTACGGACCAGAAGCTAATATGCGATGCAGAGGGGTACTATCCTCTGGACGTAAACATTGAGTGGTACCGTGAACCGTTCGGGGGCAGCCCTACACCTTTGTTCCTGAAGAATGTTCTGTATTCAAGTCATCGCCTTCATCAAGATGGCACATACTCGCTCTCAGCCTTCTTCCTtctgcagcctagcatggaggACTCTGGATATAAGTATACGTGCAGAGTTTCTCATAAGTCCTTGCTCACTCCCATCCGCAAGAGCTTTAACCTCATAGTCACAG AACCTGACTCTACCATGTGGTATATCACAGTCATCGGATTAATAATTTCCATGGTAGTAATTCTTTGTTATGTGCTGCCACAGTTTCTTGCAG GACGGAAAGCAGCAAAAAAG AGGTTTTGA
- the gemin4 gene encoding gem-associated protein 4, whose amino-acid sequence MDQESWLSCEKTAVLQGGFLLANQICQPEPLSSLRKEDWDQIGCPIVKAVKEICGHSLKDSKDRLYWRKKILCIVWSKILEVRNKEDIDIRWKEDPLFAVQNSLPDINHIVLFELVKSMSFPSIYVELLLCFQPAEQCKELKLMVDHVTSSSTDADVKLLLEVWWELLKGKRGCLDALDQLFTAQCSRSMTEPSPLASKRFKPDPESTSVCMVYILFEGLRKIKEHLTSSELCIFALSNCMDTLYTNYLLISAADVSIENQLQNISRIVSLKKRNEVKDGFDLIEVIREARRDLAAAVTPAETKPCGMTFIQAMQVTLEIICSWEVMGLLKMPSNDPSAMTIRLKDSLGRVLPSLEQPSLAKDLVGNGQTLNNLRVTLKGLLASLSFTVPECSAAEVANISMTILDHHLEGFEGLPGLFVSKLSQDFSEEEWIQCLERNACVFQTKDLLMMLISTLTAKCQSDADVQHCKKLKDIIVDIFSHLSLPDKNATVSELLSISRKGLHGFLPSSVTVGFSEELNLAFNSIIQTGANSSLDAAVSAVARVAFQNPEATLRRCCHMAVVNLGAHTLIAKILLQLSALMSSPGVQNDNLLCRCLQDTVWTKLSSLQEENQFLQFLTELMKCNITGSMGEKRSFLPPEEALRAFVQPYLLPASPSSSNLEFCLRLLQCALSQETMSDSTHWIMSCSPFPLLYCLAQLLNECNRCWDQPVEGKKPISMESKELLLSVLNTLGKIVGKEVAHAPDVWSRALFWLYSKVEELDWTVRFYLKDVWGKHFKYEVPSSLLSVCDLPEQEWAGLDLPQYGQGTGLVALLECCALSDCVHGAMWESLSLNLLKPDDVNMFSKGLLVAACQILPWCTSGEWERLLKVLQELLQSSKLYVPYSLEYVDFLPLLDLRSFAIEMRLSVFLLRVFQLLCSSSCSDWLPPQGWVHTGRLYANAMRGIISSVTEKIPLQSTTASPKTSGACSQEVLFVLTQLFCHVLHVQVMIPGQPEVLYLCALEILTHYEAVLSAYPDSCTAMQGLNTRHFFTTIADNLQSADMKAVLHQKITQL is encoded by the exons ATGGATCAag AGTCATGGCTGAGCTGTGAGAAGACAGCTGTGCTACAGGGAGGATTCTTATTGGCCAATCAGATATGCCAACCTGAGCCACTGTCATCTCTGAGGAAAGAGGACTGGGATCAGATTGGATGTCCGATTGTTAAAGCTGTCAAAGAGATATGCGGACATTCGCTCAAAGACTCCAAAGACAGGCTCTACTGGAGAAAGAAGATTCTCTGTATTGTGTGGAGCAAGATCCTAGAAGTGAGGAACAAAGAGGACATCGATATCAGATGGAAGGAAGACCCACTGTTTGCCGTACAGAACAGCCTTCCTGACATTAATCACATTGTGCTGTTTGAGCTGGTAAAGTCGATGAGCTTTCCTTCCATCTATGTGGAGCTGCTGTTGTGCTTTCAACCAGCCGAACAGTGCAAAGAGCTCAAGCTGATGGTTGATCACGTGACAAGCAGCAGCACAGATGCCGACGTGAAGCTACTGTTGGAGGTGTGGTGGGAACTACTGAAGGGAAAGAGAGGATGTCTTGATGCCTTAGATCAGCTCTTTACGGCTCAGTGTTCACGCTCCATGACTGAGCCATCACCACTGGCATCAAAAAGATTCAAACCTGACCCAGAATCCACATCTGTATGTATGGTGTACATACTATTTGAGGGGCTGAGGAAAATAAAAGAGCATTTGACTTCCTCTGAGTTGTGTATTTTTGCCCTGTCAAACTGCATGGACACACTGTATACCAACTACCTTTTAATCAGTGCTGCTGATGTCTCCATAGAAAATCAACTCCAAAACATCTCTCGCATAGTGAGCCTTAAAAAGAGAAATGAAGTAAAGGATGGTTTTGACTTGATTGAGGTCATACGTGAGGCTCGGAGAGACCTCGCTGCCGCTGTCACTCCTGCTGAGACCAAGCCATGTGGAATGACATTCATCCAGGCCATGCAGGTCACACTTGAGATTATATGCTCCTGGGAGGTTATGGGGCTTCTGAAGATGCCCAGCAATGACCCAAGTGCCATGACGATCCGTCTGAAAGATAGCCTGGGTAGAGTTCTGCCGTCTTTGGAGCAACCATCGCTTGCTAAAGACCTGGTTGGAAATGGACAGACTTTGAATAATTTGAGAGTAACTTTGAAAGGTTTACTGGCGTCTTTATCATTCACTGTTCCTGAATGTTCTGCAGCAGAAGTAGCAAATATTTCTATGACCATCTTAGACCATCATCTTGAGGGGTTTGAAGGCCTTCCTGGATTGTTTGTCTCCAAACTAAGTCAAGATTTCAGTGAGGAGGAGTGGATTCAGTGCCTAGAGAGAAATGCATGTGTGTTTCAAACCAAAGATCTCTTGATGATGTTGATCTCCACCCTTACAGCTAAATGTCAAAGTGACGCTGATGTTCAGCACTGCAAAAAGCTCAAGGATATTATTGTAGACATATTTTCCCACTTGTCCTTACCTGACAAAAATGCTACAGTTTCAGAATTGCTGTCCATCTCCAGAAAAGGTCTTCATGGATTTCTTCCCAGTTCGGTAACTGTAGGCTTCTCTGAGGAGCTCAATCTGGCCTTCAACAGCATCATTCAGACTGGTGCAAATAGCAGCCTTGATGCAGCAGTCTCTGCTGTGGCCCGAGTGGCTTTCCAGAACCCCGAAGCCACTTTGCGGAGATGCTGCCACATGGCTGTTGTTAACCTTGGAGCTCACACTCTGATAGCCAAGATTCTCCTGCAGCTCTCAGCTCTCATGTCCTCACCAGGAGTTCAAAATGACAACTTGCTGTGTAGATGCCTGCAGGACACAGTATGGACCAAGCTGTCCTCACTTCAAGAAGAGAACCAGTTTCTACAATTCTTGACTGAGCTGATGAAGTGCAACATAACTGGATCCATGGGAGAAAAGCGGAGTTTCCTTCCTCCGGAAGAAGCCTTGCGTGCGTTTGTCCAGCCGTACCTTCTCCCAGCATCTCCCAGCTCAAGCAACTTAGAGTTTTGTCTCCGACTTCTTCAGTGCGCACTGAGCCAGGAGACCATGAGTGATTCAACACATTGGATAATGAGCTGCTCTCCATTCCCGCTTTTATATTGTCTAGCTCAGCTCTTGAATGAGTGCAATAGGTGCTGGGACCAGCCCGTAGAGGGTAAGAAACCAATCTCCATGGAGTCCAAAGAGCTGCTGTTGTCTGTACTGAACACACTGGGAAAAATTGTTGGGAAGGAAGTGGCCCATGCACCTGATGTTTGGTCCAGGGCTCTCTTTTGGCTCTACAGCAAAGTTGAGGAACTGGATTGGACTGTGCGTTTTTACTTGAAGGATGTGTGGGGAAAACATTTCAAGTATGAAGTTCCAAGTTCTCTGTTGTCAGTTTGTGATCTTCCCGAGCAGGAGTGGGCCGGCTTGGACTTGCCTCAGTATGGACAAGGTACTGGACTTGTAGCATTGTTAGAATGCTGCGCTCTGTCAGACTGTGTTCATGGGGCAATGTGGGAATCTCTCTCCCTAAACCTGCTCAAACCAGATGACGTTAACATGTTCAGTAAAGGCCTGTTAGTTGCTGCTTGTCAGATACTCCCGTGGTGCACATCTGGGGAATGGGAAAGACTTCTGAAAGTGCTACAAGAACTTTTACAGTCAAGCAAACTCTATGTGCCATACTCTTTAGAATACGTTGATTTCCTTCCGTTACTTGACCTACGCTCGTTTGCCATCGAGATGCGCCTATCTGTGTTTCTTCTGCGTGTCTTCCAGTTGCTTTGCAGTTCCAgctgttctgattggctgccaCCTCAAGGCTGGGTGCATACAGGACGGCTTTACGCCAATGCAATGAGGGGAATTATCAGCTCAGTCACTGAGAAGATTCCTCTGCAGTCCACCACGGCATCCCCCAAAACCTCCGGAGCTTGCAGTCAGGAAGTTCTGTTTGTGTTGACTCAGCTCTTCTGTCACGTGCTCCATGTGCAGGTGATGATACCTGGTCAGCCAGAGGTGCTGTACCTGTGTGCACTAGAGATTCTGACCCACTATGAGGCCGTGCTCTCAGCTTATCCTGACAGCTGCACTGCCATGCAGGGACTCAACACACGTCACTTCTTCACTACAATCGCAGATAATCTGCAGAGTGCAGATATGAAAGCTGTTCTACACCAGAAGATAACTCAGTTATGA